The Pontibacter korlensis sequence CTTACCGTTGCCAGTCGCCGATTTCAGGTAAAGATTTGGAGAACGTTGCTATTACCGGTCCAGGTACTTTCGACGGCTCTGGCGATGCGTGGAGACCTGTGAAGAAAAGCAAAATGACAGAGGGGCAGTGGAAGAAACTGGTGAACTCTGGCGGTGTGCTCAGCGACGATGGCAAAGTATGGTACCCGTCTGAGAGCTCTAAGAGAGGCGATACCGCAGGAAACTTTAACGTGCCGGACTATGACAGAGTAGAGCAGTTCGAGAACGTGAAAGACTTTATGCGTCCGGTAATGGTGAGCCTGATCAACTGTAACAAAGTTTTGCTGGATGGTCCTACCTTCCAGAACTCTCCAGCCTGGAACCTGCACCCACTCATGAGCCAGAACGTGATCCTGCGCAACCTGAACGTGCGTAATCCTTGGTACTCTCAGAACGGTGACGGGCTAGACTTGGAGTCCTGCAAAAACGCGTTGATATACAACAACACCTTTGATGTGGGTGACGATGCGATCTGTATCAAGTCTGGCAAGGATGAAGACGGCCGCAGAAGAGGCATTCCTACCGAAAACGTGATCATCAAGAATAATACTGTATACCACGGCCACGGCGGCTTTGTGGTTGGTAGCGAGATGTCGGGCGGCGTGAAGAATGTGCACGTGTCTAACTGTACGTTTATGGGTACGGACATTGGCCTGCGCTTTAAGAGCACGCGTGGCAGAGGCGGTGTAGTGGAGAACATCTACATCTCCGACATCGACATGATCGACATCCCAACACAAGCTATCAGCTTTAATTTGTTCTACGGTGGTAACTCACCTATACTTGACGAGACGCAAAGTGCCGAAACAGAGAAGCGTGATGAGCGCCTGTTACCAGTAACAGAGGAAACCCCTTCTTTTAAAGACATCTACATGAAGAACATCCGTGTAGCGGGTGCGGAGCAGGCACTGGCGCTGCAAGGTTTGCCAGAGATGAACCTGAAGAACGTGAGCCTGGAGAATGCAGTGCTAAAAGCCAAAAAAGGCATCACAGCGGTTGATTCAGATGGCATCCAACTGAAGAACGTGAAAGTTTTGGCTGAAAAAGGCCCGGCTCTAACGATCTATAACAGCAAGAACATCGAAGTAAATGGGCTTACCTATGGCGATACGCAGGAGCCTGTTGTGAAGGTGCTGGGCCCGCTCACGCAGAACGTGAAGCTGGAGAGCAAAGACTTCAAAAATACCTCTACGCAGGTTTCTAAAGGGAAAGACCTTAGCAACACTGCTTTAACCATGGAATAG is a genomic window containing:
- a CDS encoding glycoside hydrolase family 28 protein; protein product: MNTKKISVNRFLLMIGLVGALQVSCQREPGTQASTATATSVDATNIYEGVEFDMPKVEEPTIPNYSVSIADFGAVGDGLTKNTEAFEKAIADAAAKGGGKVIIPRGMWLTGPIVLKSNINLHAEEGAMVIFSEDFDDYPLVKTSFEGLNTYRCQSPISGKDLENVAITGPGTFDGSGDAWRPVKKSKMTEGQWKKLVNSGGVLSDDGKVWYPSESSKRGDTAGNFNVPDYDRVEQFENVKDFMRPVMVSLINCNKVLLDGPTFQNSPAWNLHPLMSQNVILRNLNVRNPWYSQNGDGLDLESCKNALIYNNTFDVGDDAICIKSGKDEDGRRRGIPTENVIIKNNTVYHGHGGFVVGSEMSGGVKNVHVSNCTFMGTDIGLRFKSTRGRGGVVENIYISDIDMIDIPTQAISFNLFYGGNSPILDETQSAETEKRDERLLPVTEETPSFKDIYMKNIRVAGAEQALALQGLPEMNLKNVSLENAVLKAKKGITAVDSDGIQLKNVKVLAEKGPALTIYNSKNIEVNGLTYGDTQEPVVKVLGPLTQNVKLESKDFKNTSTQVSKGKDLSNTALTME